Proteins from a single region of Buchnera aphidicola (Cinara curvipes):
- the infC gene encoding translation initiation factor IF-3, with amino-acid sequence MKVGKKNQLSRPHRINKEIISSKVRLMGLDGEQLGITSLYKALEQAKVYGFDLVEISPNSIPPVCRIMNYGKFLYEKSKALKKQKKRQKIVQMKEIKFRPSTDKGDYEVKLRSLIRFLKDSHKVKITLRFRGREMAHQSIGVNMLNRLKNDLSILANVESFPRRIEGRQMVMILSPKK; translated from the coding sequence ATAAAAGTCGGAAAAAAAAATCAATTATCCCGTCCCCATCGTATTAATAAAGAAATTATTTCTTCTAAAGTAAGATTAATGGGTTTAGACGGTGAACAACTAGGAATTACTAGTCTTTATAAAGCATTAGAACAAGCTAAAGTATATGGATTTGATTTAGTTGAAATTAGTCCTAATTCTATACCCCCGGTATGTCGTATTATGAATTATGGTAAATTTTTGTATGAAAAAAGTAAAGCTCTTAAAAAACAGAAAAAGAGACAAAAGATAGTTCAAATGAAAGAAATAAAATTTAGACCAAGTACAGATAAAGGAGATTATGAAGTTAAATTAAGAAGTTTAATACGATTTTTAAAAGATAGTCATAAAGTAAAAATTACTCTTAGGTTTAGAGGTCGGGAAATGGCCCATCAAAGTATTGGGGTTAACATGTTAAATCGATTAAAAAATGATTTATCTATTTTAGCAAATGTTGAATCATTTCCAAGAAGAATCGAAGGCAGGCAAATGGTAATGATTTTATCTCCGAAGAAATAA
- the rpmI gene encoding 50S ribosomal protein L35 produces the protein MPKIKTLRSASKRFKKTASGQFKRKQANLRHILTKKNTNYKRHLRKKVIISSSDRSKISFFLPYI, from the coding sequence ATGCCTAAAATTAAAACTTTACGCAGTGCTTCAAAAAGGTTTAAAAAAACTGCTTCTGGTCAATTTAAGCGAAAACAAGCAAATTTACGTCATATTTTAACGAAAAAAAATACTAATTATAAACGTCATCTTCGCAAAAAGGTTATTATTTCATCATCAGATCGAAGTAAAATTTCTTTTTTTCTTCCTTATATTTAA